One window from the genome of Echinicola vietnamensis DSM 17526 encodes:
- a CDS encoding NAD(P)-dependent oxidoreductase: protein MKIGLIKEGKVPSDRRVAFSPQQLKTMNEAYAGRAVFVVEKSDIRAFKNEEYEEEGIEVVDDVSDCDVLMGIKEVPIASLMEGKTYFFFSHTIKAQPYNRGLLQAVLEKDIRLVDYEVLRNAGERVVAFGRWAGIVGGYNGLWTYGKKTGLFDMKRAKDCFDLMELHEEVKQIQLPPIKMVITGNGRVGNGVKEILQVAGIREVSPKELLQNYYDEPVFVQLAMEDYNRRKTDGGYDKAEFYSQPEKYESHFLKFAEVSDVLFAAAFWDPKAPKLFERKDVVSEDFNLSVIADITCDIDGSVPTTVKPSTIDAPVYDVDRESFEVLPAFGEQLSISVMAIDNLPCELPRDASEDFGSQLMETVIPALLEDESGIIEKATIAENGELTHYFDYLEDFVRERSDDS, encoded by the coding sequence ATGAAAATTGGTTTGATCAAAGAAGGTAAAGTACCTTCTGACAGGCGTGTGGCATTCAGTCCACAGCAGTTGAAGACAATGAATGAGGCTTATGCAGGCCGTGCTGTTTTTGTCGTGGAGAAAAGCGATATCCGTGCTTTCAAGAATGAGGAATATGAGGAGGAAGGTATAGAGGTGGTGGATGATGTGTCAGACTGTGATGTGTTAATGGGCATCAAAGAAGTGCCCATAGCTTCGTTAATGGAAGGAAAAACGTATTTTTTCTTTTCTCATACCATTAAGGCACAGCCCTATAACCGAGGACTTTTGCAGGCCGTGTTGGAAAAGGATATTCGGCTGGTTGACTATGAAGTCCTGCGCAATGCGGGCGAGCGAGTGGTGGCTTTTGGGAGGTGGGCCGGTATTGTAGGTGGATACAATGGGTTATGGACCTATGGTAAAAAGACCGGTCTTTTCGATATGAAACGGGCCAAAGACTGTTTTGACTTGATGGAGCTTCATGAAGAAGTGAAACAAATCCAGCTCCCACCGATCAAAATGGTCATCACAGGTAATGGCCGTGTGGGAAACGGGGTAAAGGAAATCCTGCAGGTGGCCGGTATCCGAGAAGTAAGCCCAAAAGAACTTCTACAGAATTATTATGATGAGCCTGTTTTTGTGCAATTGGCAATGGAGGATTATAATCGCCGCAAAACCGATGGAGGATATGATAAAGCGGAGTTTTACAGTCAGCCTGAAAAGTACGAAAGCCACTTTCTTAAATTCGCAGAAGTGAGTGACGTGCTATTTGCAGCGGCTTTTTGGGATCCAAAGGCTCCTAAACTATTCGAGCGGAAGGATGTCGTCAGTGAAGATTTTAACCTTTCGGTGATCGCGGACATTACTTGTGATATTGATGGTTCGGTACCGACCACGGTAAAGCCCAGCACCATTGATGCTCCGGTGTATGATGTGGACAGGGAGTCATTTGAAGTATTACCGGCGTTTGGAGAGCAATTGAGCATATCGGTCATGGCCATTGATAATTTGCCGTGTGAACTGCCCAGGGATGCTTCGGAGGATTTTGGTAGCCAGCTGATGGAGACGGTGATCCCTGCTTTGTTGGAGGATGAAAGCGGGATAATTGAAAAGGCCACCATTGCAGAAAATGGTGAATTGACCCATTACTTTGATTATTTGGAGGACTTTGTCCGCGAACGTTCCGATGATTCATGA
- the deoC gene encoding deoxyribose-phosphate aldolase codes for MNSINTYLEHTALNPVLTDQQVNRVIHEAMKYRFLGVCVPPFWVKKVKRELENTGITVVTVVGFPLGYQMTETKVFETQKAIENGADEIDVVWSLSAFKAGMNWPKIELVKLSSVCHEAGKLLKVIVETAYLETDELRQACKICSDAGVDIVKTSTGFAPSGARLEEVKLMREFLPDQVGIKASGGIKTLEQAKAFVTAGADRIGTSAGVQIMEEWLSLNG; via the coding sequence ATGAATTCCATCAATACTTATCTAGAACATACCGCTCTCAACCCTGTCCTTACAGATCAACAGGTAAACCGAGTGATCCATGAGGCGATGAAATATCGCTTTTTGGGAGTCTGTGTTCCGCCATTTTGGGTAAAGAAAGTCAAGCGTGAATTGGAAAATACAGGCATCACGGTGGTGACGGTAGTAGGCTTCCCCTTGGGCTACCAAATGACCGAAACCAAAGTCTTCGAAACGCAAAAGGCCATTGAAAATGGTGCCGATGAAATCGATGTGGTTTGGTCACTGAGTGCCTTTAAGGCTGGTATGAATTGGCCAAAAATCGAATTGGTCAAGCTTTCTTCGGTATGTCATGAAGCAGGAAAGCTGCTGAAAGTAATTGTGGAGACGGCCTATCTTGAGACTGACGAACTCAGGCAAGCCTGTAAGATCTGCAGCGATGCCGGGGTGGATATTGTCAAGACCTCGACAGGATTTGCTCCTTCTGGTGCGCGGCTGGAAGAGGTGAAGCTGATGCGGGAGTTCTTGCCAGATCAGGTGGGGATCAAGGCCAGTGGAGGCATAAAAACACTTGAGCAGGCAAAGGCTTTTGTCACAGCAGGTGCCGATAGGATCGGTACCAGTGCAGGCGTCCAGATCATGGAGGAATGGCTTTCCCTAAATGGCTGA
- a CDS encoding alpha/beta fold hydrolase, which yields MTKAIFAATVLLFLGIFQLTSAQQPYAGVVQSIDIQDYQGKKFTFTALTKYKSSNQMIGFAAYYDDQGRFLANHLGDGPAPMEGREWQMLTLSGKINKKAAKLLVGVLCQGKGAFSLDDMTLSIKGQPNDSLLLVNGNLEQHEVGVSAFISLNKDDSISITPSPLKKDNHILKLITNEESTAIGSNKNAGKRVNANGVALYYETYGKGDPLLLLHGADMSIASFNRIIPILAKHYKVIALDTRGHGQSSEDGKKLTYELYAEDVNAFLDELGLEAVNVLGWSDGGNTGLILAMNHPDKVKSLAAMAAVLYNDKSSVDPQVNKILSKQIKALENGALTDREAFSLRVKKSLLTEPNISPSSLSKITCPALIMAGENDYVKEAHTKLIADHISDATLVTFKDTGHNAPLEIPKKFSEIVVNFLKGN from the coding sequence ATGACAAAAGCTATTTTCGCAGCAACAGTGCTGTTGTTCTTAGGCATTTTTCAGCTCACTTCAGCCCAACAACCGTACGCCGGCGTCGTCCAATCCATCGACATCCAAGATTATCAGGGTAAAAAATTTACATTCACTGCGCTTACCAAGTATAAATCCAGCAACCAAATGATAGGTTTTGCAGCTTATTATGATGACCAAGGCCGGTTTTTGGCAAATCACCTGGGGGATGGTCCCGCTCCAATGGAAGGCAGGGAATGGCAAATGCTCACCCTTTCTGGGAAAATCAATAAAAAGGCCGCTAAGTTATTAGTCGGAGTACTTTGTCAAGGAAAAGGAGCATTCAGCTTAGACGACATGACCCTGAGCATCAAAGGGCAACCAAACGATTCTCTGCTATTGGTAAATGGCAACCTTGAGCAACACGAAGTTGGCGTATCGGCATTTATAAGCCTTAACAAAGACGATAGCATCAGCATCACCCCATCCCCGCTAAAAAAGGACAATCACATCCTAAAGTTGATCACAAATGAAGAAAGTACTGCCATTGGAAGTAATAAAAATGCGGGGAAACGGGTAAATGCCAATGGCGTAGCGCTTTACTATGAAACATATGGAAAAGGGGATCCATTGCTGCTATTGCACGGTGCTGACATGTCCATAGCAAGCTTTAACCGCATTATTCCCATTTTGGCAAAACATTACAAGGTCATCGCGCTGGACACTAGAGGCCATGGCCAATCCAGCGAAGACGGCAAAAAACTGACCTATGAACTGTATGCTGAGGATGTCAACGCCTTTTTGGACGAACTGGGACTGGAAGCGGTGAACGTCTTAGGGTGGAGTGATGGAGGAAACACCGGCTTGATACTTGCCATGAACCATCCCGATAAAGTCAAGTCCCTGGCTGCCATGGCCGCTGTACTGTATAACGACAAGAGCTCCGTAGATCCGCAAGTCAATAAAATATTATCAAAACAAATTAAGGCTTTAGAAAACGGGGCATTAACAGACAGGGAAGCCTTTTCCCTACGTGTCAAAAAAAGCCTCCTGACAGAGCCCAATATTTCTCCTTCCTCTCTATCGAAAATTACTTGCCCCGCTTTGATCATGGCCGGAGAAAATGACTATGTCAAGGAAGCACATACCAAGCTGATTGCCGACCACATCTCCGACGCCACACTGGTGACATTTAAGGATACCGGTCACAATGCCCCTTTAGAGATTCCAAAGAAATTTAGCGAGATAGTGGTTAACTTCTTGAAAGGAAATTAA
- a CDS encoding Na/Pi symporter — MTELTQKKDYTKRWIMAAQMLFALILFMTSIDLLTVSLLNMNNEVANEIFLATSNPFIGLFIGLLMTGLIQSSSTVTAMVVAVVASGNLSLTQAVPIVMGANIGTTITSTLVSFTYIMKKSEFRKAISAGILHDLFNIITVIILLPLEYYFNFLSKLASFFSQSLFSLTSGVEGDYSYNIIFTRSLSKLIIDWIQIPVLALAISVVLLFLSIKILSSTVYKTFISSSFKEVSKHIFKYPYRSFAYGVFFTAAVQSSTVTTSLLVPAVATKKVSLNKVFPFIIGANIGTTITAAIAAIYKTEAAIAIAIVHFLFNFIGALIFLPYAGLRNIPVKLAIYFGKNAAKKKVIGVAYILLTFFIIPFILIYLNKDGDTENLEVDKEKVEIQATQPFKAPSNENK; from the coding sequence ATGACAGAATTGACCCAGAAAAAAGATTACACCAAAAGGTGGATCATGGCAGCGCAAATGTTATTTGCGCTTATTCTTTTCATGACCTCTATAGATCTTTTGACGGTCTCACTCCTGAACATGAACAATGAGGTGGCAAATGAAATTTTCTTGGCCACCAGCAATCCCTTTATTGGACTTTTTATCGGATTGCTCATGACTGGGCTTATCCAGTCCAGTAGCACGGTGACCGCCATGGTCGTAGCAGTGGTCGCCTCAGGCAATCTCAGCCTCACCCAAGCAGTACCAATTGTCATGGGCGCCAATATCGGTACCACCATCACCTCGACATTGGTTTCTTTTACGTATATCATGAAGAAAAGCGAGTTCCGAAAGGCCATTTCTGCTGGAATCCTACACGACCTCTTCAATATCATCACCGTCATCATACTGTTGCCGTTAGAGTATTATTTTAATTTTCTTAGCAAACTGGCATCATTCTTCTCTCAAAGCTTATTCTCCCTAACGAGTGGAGTAGAGGGCGACTACAGCTACAATATCATCTTCACCCGGTCATTGAGCAAGTTAATTATCGATTGGATCCAGATCCCTGTGCTGGCCCTTGCCATCAGTGTGGTCTTGCTCTTCCTGTCCATTAAGATCCTTTCCTCTACCGTTTACAAGACCTTTATTTCCTCTAGCTTCAAAGAAGTCAGTAAACATATTTTCAAATACCCTTACCGATCATTCGCATATGGCGTGTTTTTTACGGCCGCTGTCCAGTCCAGTACCGTGACCACCTCCTTATTGGTGCCGGCAGTCGCCACCAAAAAAGTATCCTTAAACAAAGTTTTTCCTTTTATCATTGGTGCCAATATCGGCACCACCATCACGGCGGCCATCGCGGCTATTTACAAGACTGAGGCTGCCATTGCCATTGCCATCGTCCATTTCCTTTTTAACTTTATAGGTGCCCTGATCTTTTTACCTTACGCTGGCCTTCGAAACATTCCGGTGAAGCTGGCGATCTATTTTGGAAAAAATGCCGCTAAAAAAAAGGTAATTGGTGTGGCCTACATCCTGCTGACATTCTTTATTATCCCGTTTATTTTGATTTATTTGAACAAGGATGGGGATACCGAAAACCTGGAGGTCGATAAGGAGAAAGTGGAAATTCAAGCAACCCAACCCTTTAAAGCTCCGTCTAATGAAAACAAGTGA
- a CDS encoding nucleoside deaminase, protein MELYTPEYFMNEALKQAKMAYEEGEIPVGAVMVCRNRVIARAYNQTEKLTDVTAHAEILAITAASDALGAKYLTECELYVTLEPCVMCAGASFWAQLGGIHFAASDPRRGYSNVSSGLLHPKTKVSKGIMQAEAKELLDSFFEQLRK, encoded by the coding sequence ATGGAGTTGTACACACCGGAGTATTTCATGAATGAAGCCCTGAAGCAGGCCAAGATGGCTTATGAGGAGGGAGAGATTCCGGTGGGCGCAGTGATGGTCTGTAGAAACCGGGTGATAGCTAGGGCTTATAATCAAACGGAAAAACTTACCGATGTGACTGCTCATGCAGAAATTTTGGCCATCACAGCAGCATCGGATGCGCTAGGTGCAAAATACCTCACAGAGTGTGAACTGTATGTCACATTGGAGCCTTGTGTGATGTGTGCAGGAGCCAGTTTTTGGGCGCAGCTAGGTGGCATCCATTTTGCAGCTTCAGATCCTAGAAGAGGATATTCTAACGTTTCCAGCGGTCTTTTACATCCCAAAACCAAAGTCAGTAAAGGGATTATGCAGGCCGAAGCAAAAGAATTGTTAGATTCCTTCTTCGAACAACTGAGAAAATAG
- a CDS encoding superoxide dismutase codes for MAFELPKLPYDFNALEPNIDAKTMEIHHGKHHNGYVTKLNDAVAGTDLEGKSLEELMKVAGSNGAVRNNGGGHFNHSLFWTILSPNGGGQPSGDLASAIDAKFGSFDAFKEEFNKAAATRFGSGWAWLCVDKNKELCVCSSPNQDNPLMDIAECPGTPILGLDVWEHAYYLNYQNRRPDYISAFWNVVNWEEVSKRYAAAK; via the coding sequence ATGGCTTTTGAATTACCAAAACTACCGTACGACTTTAACGCATTGGAACCAAATATCGATGCTAAGACAATGGAAATCCACCATGGAAAACACCACAATGGTTATGTAACTAAACTGAACGATGCAGTAGCGGGGACTGACTTGGAAGGTAAAAGCCTTGAGGAATTAATGAAAGTTGCTGGCTCTAACGGGGCTGTAAGAAATAATGGTGGTGGACACTTTAACCACTCTCTTTTCTGGACTATTCTTTCGCCAAATGGTGGAGGTCAGCCTTCTGGTGATTTGGCATCCGCTATCGATGCGAAGTTTGGATCTTTTGACGCATTCAAAGAAGAATTCAATAAAGCTGCTGCAACAAGATTTGGCTCTGGATGGGCTTGGCTTTGTGTAGACAAAAATAAAGAACTTTGTGTATGCTCTTCTCCAAACCAAGATAACCCATTGATGGATATCGCAGAATGTCCAGGTACCCCAATCCTTGGACTTGATGTTTGGGAGCATGCTTATTACCTAAATTACCAAAACAGAAGACCTGATTATATCTCAGCTTTCTGGAACGTCGTGAACTGGGAAGAAGTGAGCAAAAGATATGCAGCCGCCAAATAA
- a CDS encoding outer membrane beta-barrel protein, protein MKISYQLCTVLFFFLLASGHAVARQHTELKGSVEDVDGVALPFANVSVLEKEGGRMVVGAVSDENGDFLISTSKTGEVILSISSIGYKTYQTSPFTLESGMKKDFGTIQVEEEATSLDAVEVRSSRPEVIIEADRTVVNVEGTVMAEGSTALDVVGRSPGVYVDADGNINLNGRSGVIVLIDDRQTYMSAKDLANFLRAMPADNIKSIEVINNPPAKYDAEGAAGVLNIQLKKNDYNGMNGSIQAGHYYNGRHAPFAGGSLNLKRGKWTTNLSLNYNTWVRDIDLQILRRFKEENGTSEFDQDALLQLGEENFFLSGGADYQINTKHSVGFSFQASDRDGEENGDSRTDISNPDNPDINHLQALNDSESGNTRVFTNFHYVGNLDTLGTKLSADVDYTVVDGGSLSLLTNNYWVNEATEAGTMDRIRTDNDMAYTIFTAKADFTKPLSEKVKLETGVKGSWVESDNMLDISKSTEDGPFEPDQNSNHFIYNENVLAAYASVKSPLGKKLDFQAGLRMEYSDITGNSVTLNQVNKQEYLNLFPSMFLQHKVSDNYSIIYNVNRRITRPNYRLLNPFVFYVDPLTTEKGNPNLQPQYANNFEMSHVFKQAYQFTLAYSRTTNSIDQVMIQNDETKETTLQVQNFDKSEDFSLRMMVPVEIAEWYSTSNMLHLYYKAYQSQLGDDFLDVSQFSYMARTQHNITLPKGFKVELVGMYISPFLEGQMKFNGFGWVDAGVTKSFKDDKFSVTVNGQDIFRTRGIKGGVNFADINTDIRQYNSQQAVRVTFRWNFSKGEKFKVSNRSGSAEERNRLD, encoded by the coding sequence ATGAAAATATCTTACCAATTGTGTACCGTCCTATTTTTCTTCCTGTTGGCATCAGGCCATGCTGTGGCCAGGCAGCATACCGAGCTGAAGGGTAGCGTGGAGGATGTCGATGGAGTGGCCTTGCCCTTTGCGAATGTTTCCGTTTTGGAAAAAGAAGGTGGGCGTATGGTCGTAGGTGCTGTTTCAGATGAAAATGGCGACTTTTTGATCAGCACATCCAAGACGGGAGAAGTCATCCTGAGCATCTCTTCCATTGGATACAAGACTTACCAAACATCCCCATTTACCCTTGAGTCAGGTATGAAAAAGGATTTTGGAACCATTCAAGTGGAAGAGGAGGCGACCTCGCTGGATGCCGTGGAAGTTAGGAGTAGCAGGCCAGAAGTCATCATTGAGGCGGACAGGACCGTGGTAAATGTCGAAGGTACCGTAATGGCAGAAGGTAGTACGGCGCTTGATGTAGTAGGGCGGTCTCCGGGTGTCTATGTAGATGCCGATGGAAATATCAACCTTAATGGACGGTCTGGGGTGATTGTCTTGATAGATGATCGTCAAACCTACATGAGCGCAAAAGACCTGGCTAATTTTCTAAGGGCCATGCCTGCGGACAATATCAAAAGCATAGAAGTGATCAATAATCCACCTGCCAAATACGATGCGGAAGGAGCCGCAGGTGTGCTCAATATCCAATTGAAAAAGAATGATTACAATGGCATGAACGGAAGCATCCAGGCCGGACACTATTATAATGGTCGACATGCTCCCTTTGCTGGAGGAAGCTTAAACCTTAAACGGGGGAAGTGGACCACCAATCTTAGCTTAAACTATAACACTTGGGTACGTGATATTGACCTGCAAATCTTAAGGAGGTTTAAAGAAGAAAACGGTACTTCTGAGTTTGATCAGGACGCTCTTTTACAGCTTGGAGAGGAGAATTTTTTCCTGTCTGGCGGGGCGGATTATCAGATAAACACAAAGCATTCCGTTGGGTTTAGTTTTCAGGCTTCTGATCGGGATGGCGAGGAAAATGGAGATTCCCGAACGGATATTTCCAATCCGGACAATCCGGACATCAATCACCTGCAGGCGCTGAATGACAGCGAATCAGGGAATACCCGGGTTTTCACCAACTTCCATTACGTAGGTAATTTGGACACCCTGGGCACAAAGTTATCGGCTGATGTAGACTATACCGTTGTGGATGGAGGAAGTCTTAGCTTGCTGACCAACAATTATTGGGTCAATGAGGCCACAGAGGCCGGTACCATGGATAGGATTCGAACGGACAATGACATGGCCTACACGATTTTTACGGCCAAAGCAGATTTTACCAAGCCGCTAAGTGAAAAGGTGAAGCTTGAAACTGGAGTGAAGGGCAGCTGGGTGGAATCGGACAATATGCTGGACATTTCCAAGAGCACTGAAGATGGCCCTTTCGAGCCAGACCAAAATAGCAACCACTTTATTTACAATGAAAATGTATTGGCAGCTTATGCTTCAGTAAAATCTCCGCTAGGCAAAAAACTGGACTTTCAAGCTGGGCTCAGAATGGAATATTCGGACATCACCGGAAATTCAGTGACGCTTAACCAAGTCAACAAACAGGAATATCTAAACCTGTTTCCAAGTATGTTTTTACAGCACAAAGTGTCCGATAATTATTCCATCATCTATAATGTAAACAGAAGGATCACCCGGCCTAATTATCGCTTGCTGAATCCCTTCGTGTTTTATGTGGATCCATTGACTACCGAAAAAGGTAATCCCAATCTTCAGCCCCAGTATGCCAATAATTTTGAAATGAGCCATGTTTTTAAGCAGGCTTACCAATTTACCTTGGCCTATTCCAGGACCACGAATTCTATCGATCAGGTGATGATCCAAAACGATGAAACCAAAGAAACCACCCTTCAAGTACAAAACTTTGATAAATCAGAGGATTTTAGCTTAAGGATGATGGTACCGGTAGAGATTGCTGAATGGTATAGCACCAGTAATATGCTTCACTTGTATTATAAAGCTTACCAGTCTCAATTAGGGGATGACTTTCTTGATGTAAGTCAGTTTTCGTACATGGCAAGGACCCAACACAACATCACCCTTCCCAAAGGGTTTAAGGTAGAGCTCGTGGGCATGTATATCAGTCCTTTTCTTGAAGGACAAATGAAATTCAACGGCTTTGGCTGGGTGGATGCCGGGGTTACCAAGTCCTTTAAAGACGATAAGTTCAGTGTGACAGTAAATGGCCAGGATATTTTCAGGACGCGAGGGATCAAAGGCGGGGTGAATTTTGCCGATATCAATACCGATATCAGGCAATACAATAGCCAGCAAGCCGTCAGGGTGACGTTTAGGTGGAACTTCTCCAAAGGCGAAAAATTCAAAGTGTCCAATAGGAGTGGTAGTGCCGAGGAGCGAAACCGATTGGATTAA
- a CDS encoding MaoC family dehydratase produces the protein MSQLVINSFEEFEKYIGQSLGTSEYHKITQDQINKFADATLDHQWIHTDPEKAKSEGAFGNTIAHGYLTLSLVPYLWEQIVKVNNLKMLVNYGIESFKFAQPVLVDSEVRLHASLANITNLRGTVKTEMSIKLEIKDQKKPAFTGKLIFLYHFK, from the coding sequence ATGAGCCAATTAGTCATTAACAGTTTTGAGGAGTTTGAAAAATACATCGGCCAAAGCCTAGGAACCTCCGAATACCACAAAATCACCCAAGATCAGATAAATAAATTCGCGGATGCCACGCTGGACCATCAGTGGATCCATACTGATCCGGAAAAAGCCAAATCGGAGGGTGCTTTTGGAAACACCATTGCCCATGGTTACTTGACCCTCTCGTTGGTGCCCTACCTTTGGGAACAGATCGTCAAAGTCAACAACCTAAAAATGTTGGTCAATTACGGCATTGAATCATTCAAATTTGCCCAGCCCGTACTGGTGGACAGCGAAGTAAGGCTTCACGCCTCATTGGCAAACATCACGAATTTACGGGGTACCGTCAAAACTGAAATGAGCATCAAACTTGAAATCAAAGACCAGAAAAAACCTGCCTTTACCGGAAAATTGATCTTCCTATATCATTTTAAGTAA
- a CDS encoding transglutaminase-like domain-containing protein yields MEEVKLINSKINSVNTIRLTEDYEVFLREKNKILILNEDGLKDGNIWLSYSDLLSIEDFEGEITDPQTGKTIEKLKLKHFKDVSHISEGSVFEDDRLKYYKPSLYQFPVEITYEYTQKIRGNMYFPSWTPEGKPKQLVEQNVLEVIYPEKLGLRYKTENIATAPNITKDNGEVRMKWMFENLFNLDDPEEDSVALVKIAPKAFSMEGYAADMSTWNGFGMWVNQLLAGRAELSPQAKSTVGGIVDSLETDREKIKALYRYLQGNYRYVSIQMGIGGLQPVYANEVFEKKYGDCKGLTFLMKSMLQEAGIAANYTLVQAGSDEDDIDTGFPSNQFNHVILQVPVEQDTLWLECTSNTLPAGFLGDFTMDRHVLAITDEGGVLLKTPCYDAIDYNQIKNVSKVNLLGNGMARIHQAKELTGFAAQNYLYAQSVLNEKDIQKYLYHDLGLSGAHIEDFELRVDGSKKVPTAELNHDTFLQQFYQSTSKRMIITPKFQSVDSDLLGNRFMKWEERWEILNEESVELESGGDPVQLSEDFFDYAKEIQFADNTLTVVRTVNFHFPESTDRDTMDKALKKIAQLDNQPIFLRK; encoded by the coding sequence ATGGAAGAAGTAAAGTTGATCAATTCCAAGATCAACAGTGTCAACACCATTCGGCTTACCGAAGACTATGAGGTTTTTCTCAGGGAGAAAAATAAGATTCTTATTCTTAACGAGGACGGGCTAAAGGATGGAAATATTTGGCTCTCGTATAGTGACTTGTTGTCTATTGAGGATTTTGAGGGAGAAATCACGGATCCCCAAACCGGAAAAACCATCGAGAAGCTAAAGCTAAAGCACTTTAAGGATGTTTCCCACATCAGTGAGGGGTCGGTGTTTGAGGATGATCGATTAAAATACTACAAGCCATCCCTTTATCAATTTCCCGTAGAGATCACGTATGAATACACCCAAAAGATCAGAGGAAACATGTATTTCCCTTCGTGGACACCCGAGGGAAAGCCAAAGCAGCTGGTTGAACAAAATGTTTTGGAAGTCATCTATCCCGAGAAGTTGGGATTACGGTATAAGACGGAGAATATAGCCACTGCTCCGAACATCACCAAAGACAATGGAGAGGTACGGATGAAATGGATGTTTGAGAACCTTTTTAACCTTGATGATCCGGAGGAGGATAGTGTGGCGTTGGTGAAGATTGCGCCGAAGGCATTTTCCATGGAAGGCTATGCTGCTGACATGAGCACTTGGAATGGATTTGGGATGTGGGTGAACCAACTTCTGGCGGGAAGGGCGGAGCTTTCTCCCCAAGCCAAAAGCACCGTAGGAGGAATTGTTGACAGTTTGGAGACTGACCGGGAGAAGATCAAAGCCCTTTACCGTTATTTGCAGGGAAATTACCGCTACGTAAGTATCCAAATGGGCATCGGGGGACTTCAGCCAGTTTATGCCAATGAGGTTTTCGAGAAGAAATATGGAGATTGCAAAGGCCTGACATTTTTGATGAAGTCGATGCTTCAGGAAGCTGGTATTGCGGCCAATTACACCTTGGTGCAAGCAGGAAGTGATGAAGACGATATCGATACCGGTTTTCCTTCCAACCAGTTTAACCATGTGATTTTACAGGTGCCTGTTGAGCAGGATACCCTCTGGCTGGAATGTACTTCCAACACCCTTCCAGCAGGATTTTTGGGTGACTTCACGATGGACCGCCATGTGCTGGCGATTACGGACGAAGGAGGGGTTTTGTTAAAGACGCCCTGTTATGATGCCATCGATTATAATCAGATCAAAAATGTCTCCAAGGTAAACCTCCTTGGGAATGGCATGGCCCGGATCCATCAAGCCAAAGAATTGACAGGGTTTGCAGCCCAAAATTACCTATATGCCCAAAGTGTCCTTAATGAAAAGGACATCCAAAAGTACCTTTACCATGATTTGGGACTTAGCGGTGCACACATAGAGGATTTTGAGCTTCGTGTAGATGGCAGTAAAAAGGTGCCTACAGCGGAGCTAAACCATGATACGTTTTTGCAGCAATTCTATCAGTCCACGAGCAAGCGGATGATCATCACCCCCAAGTTTCAGTCTGTGGACAGTGATTTGCTGGGCAACCGCTTCATGAAATGGGAAGAGAGATGGGAGATTTTAAACGAAGAATCAGTGGAGTTGGAAAGTGGTGGAGATCCGGTCCAATTGTCGGAAGATTTTTTTGATTATGCCAAAGAGATTCAGTTTGCAGACAATACCCTGACCGTAGTCCGCACGGTGAATTTTCATTTTCCCGAGTCCACCGACCGGGATACCATGGATAAAGCCCTTAAGAAAATAGCACAACTCGATAATCAACCAATATTTTTAAGAAAATGA